Below is a window of Komagataella phaffii GS115 chromosome 1, complete sequence DNA.
TTAATCGAAGTTTCTAGAATGTTAATTGGCATTATTCGGGCAAAATTAGAGGTCTGTTTGGGGAATTAAAATTGTCTGGCTTTTTAAATCATAAGTTGGCACCAAACTAAAGTTTAGTGAAGGACAGAGTGCAAATTAATATAAAAAATTAACTTATAGTCAACTAAACAAAAACATCTTTCATTCATCTGTTATCTCAGGCTCAGAGTCATGGTTAGACTCAGAGTCCTTTGAAGGTTTGGACTCTGAAGATATGACTAATTCGTTAATCTCCTCTACTATATCAGAAATgtcattctcttcatctctGGGTTCAGTGTTTGTTTGGATATCCtgctcaatttctttggccaacttttcagaaagTGCTTGGGTTTCGTCTAACCCTAATCCTAATCTATTCTCTTTATGTTTCTTCGTAGCTTCCTCAACtaattgatcaaactcatctCTCCAACCCAGTAAATCCACCAGAAGTTCTGCAACTTTATCACATTCGTCTTGGATTACCACATCAGAGTCCCTTGGATCAGTTTCAAATGTACCACATTTATCTTTGTTGATAAGGACTCTAAGGCAATCTTTGCTTACCTCAGAAGGTAACATAGCAAATGGAAATACCGTTAAACTTGTTCCTGCGACAATTGCAACGTCATAttcctcaatttcttcctccCACAAATCAAAAAACCTACGGGGAAGAGATTCGCCAAAAAACACAATATCAGGCTTCACATAACCCTTGCAATGACGACATGTTGGGATCCCCTTTAGAGATTTATCCTTCATATCTTTTCTCAGATCTGCAATCGACATTGGTTTGTGACAATCAATACAATGGTTTCTGGCAAAAGAGCCATGTGCC
It encodes the following:
- a CDS encoding Member of silencing information regulator 2 (Sir2) family of NAD(+)-dependent protein deacetylases — encoded protein: MEEALQPLVERLKKGNVKISLMTGAGISTGAGIPDFRSPKTGLYHNLARLNLPHPEAVFEINYFRENPHAFYTLADELYPGRFLPTKFHFLIRLLQDKKLLRRVYTQNIDALERLSGVLDDYIVEAHGSFARNHCIDCHKPMSIADLRKDMKDKSLKGIPTCRHCKGYVKPDIVFFGESLPRRFFDLWEEEIEEYDVAIVAGTSLTVFPFAMLPSEVSKDCLRVLINKDKCGTFETDPRDSDVVIQDECDKVAELLVDLLGWRDEFDQLVEEATKKHKENRLGLGLDETQALSEKLAKEIEQDIQTNTEPRDEENDISDIVEEINELVISSESKPSKDSESNHDSEPEITDE